atccatccctgcccaggggctgaaCTGTGCTGAGAGTGGCCAGGCCATGGTGGGCACCCATCCATCCCACCCTAGAGTGGCCAGGCCATGGTGGGCACCCATCCATCCCACCCTAGACTGGCCAGGCCATGGTGGGcacccatcccaccccatgaGGAATTGCCAAGGGGTGAGGACAGGACGCAGAATGGCTTCAGACtgacccagggcagggctggatgggatattgggaattgttccctggcagggtgggcagtgcctggaGAGCTGAAGGGATGGACAGAATGATCGCTGCCACCCAAGCGTGATTAACCCCTTGTGCCCCTCCTCGCCAGCACATCAGCGATGTCCGAGGCCCCCCCCAGCAAGGAGGCTGCCCCGGCCGAGTGCCCCGTGTGCTACGAGCGGTTCCAGCCCCTGGAGGCCACGCAGCGCCGCCTCAGCTGCGGCCACACCTTCTGCCACGACTGCCTGGTGAAGTGCCTGCTGTCGGCCAAGCTGGGCGGGCACGTCCAGAGCAGCATCGTGTGCCCCGTGTGCCGCTTCGTCACCTTCCTCAGCAGGAGGAAGGTTCTGTGGCTGCCCAGGGCCGCCGACCCCCGCGTGCTGCAggtgcccctggcacagctggccaggagCGAGGCCACCAACACCCTGGAggtgccactgtccccatcttccctggcacacctgtCTAAGAGTGAGCCCAGCCATACCCTGGAGgtatccctgtccccatcctccctgtcctggctgtccaAGAACGAGTCCCCCAGCACactggaggtgtccctgtccccatcttcCCTGTCCCAGCGGGCCAGGACTGAGCCTCCCAACACGCTGGAggtgccactgtccccatccttcctgtcccagctggcCAAGAACGAACCCCCCAACACTCTGGTGgtgcccctgtcccagctgtccaAGAGCGAGGCCACCAACaccctggaggtgtccctgtccccatcctccctgtcccagctggccAGGAGCGAGCCCCCCAACACTCTGGTGGTCCCCAGTCACTTCGTGCTGCCGGAGCAGAGCGTGGGGCGGGTTTcccccggggcagggctggcacgggAGGCTCACATCTTTGTCATCAGCGAGCGCGGCATGCCGCTGCTGGCCGCCCAGCGCTGCCGATCGGGGCTGCCCGGGGGCACCGGCGGGGACACGGCCAGCACAGGGTCGGTGTCGGTGTCATCCAGCCCcgcgctggggctgcagtgctgccagtCCCCCATGGCCCTGGCCGTGATGCTGGTGCTGACCGTGGCCATGCTGGCCGCcgtgctgccctggctgctgctggtcaGGAGGGATCTATAGCACGGCTGGGACACCGCGGAGGTGTCGCTGGGGCGGGGACACAGCCGGGATGGAGCCTGAGACCTCCTGGAGAAAGCCCGGGATGGATTCCCTCtctgagagctccaggagaaaGCCCAGAAGCAGCCCCGGGTGCAGCTCCTTTCTCACCTGCCCAGGGACTGAACAGACTCTCAGACCTTCCTGCacacctccagctgctcccagtgtcACTGCTGGCCCTTTCTGTCCCTTCTGGTTAAGATACGGCAGCCAAAGCctgctgtggctcctgcagggTGTCTGTCTGTGCAGAGGAGCCTCCTGCACCCcatggcagcacctgcagggtgaggggctgtgctgctcctgcccagctcagcacccTGGCACCGGGCACAGCCACAGGCtctggggccagggctgccaggctgtggggctctgggggtcccCAGGCTCCAGGGACATCAGGAACATTGTGAtggagccagcctggagcaggaacTCAGCTTCCAACCCGGGATGGAGGAAccagagcctgcagctgctgggcatgAGGGCAGGGAAACCAGAGGATGGAGAGAGCAatgctggccctgctgagctccccttccccctgccagcctccctgcagggccctggggtgggaggggagcacttgtccccagcccagtctGTACCTTCATCACCTTTGTCCTCCTGACCCAGTCCCTGGCCCCGTGGGTGCTGCTCTCACTCTGTCACCTGGGAATGTGTCACTTCATGGGCACCCCAGGGTGAGCAGGATTCCCTCACTGTCACCTCAATGTGAGCAGGACATCTCTCACTGTCCCCCAGGGTGAGCAGGGCGTCCCTGCCTGTCACTCCAATGTGAGCAGGATTCCCTCACTATCCCCCAAACGGAGCAGGGTGTCCCTCACCATCACCCCAAAGTGAGCAGGatgtctctgcctgtcccccacaggaggtggcagtggggcacagggctggcccAGAGTTTCCATGCTCCTGAGGGAGTGACAAacacagccagcagtgccagcagtgccagcagtgccagcagtgccaccagggTGGCTTTAGGACCAGACAGGACTTTCAGGGTAACAAATGAAGACaatgtggggctggggagggggagcaatgcagggcaggggagctgaTGGTGTCCCCTGCCATCCATGAGGACACTGCCCTGCTggcctgctgctccctgtgaggttcctgcactgccccagccctgtcccagtgtccccagccaaTCCTGGGGTGCCGTGACCCTGACCCCGTGTGAGAAGTGCCTGAGACACCGCACTGGAATGGAAACGCTGTTTCATAAGCAATGGTGACCTGGTGCTGACGTGTGCCTGCCTCATTATTGAACACAAACCCTGTCATTAATTGTGTCTGGGCAATCAGGgcagggtgccagggcagcagccccgtgtgggaggtggcacagggcagctgcagccctggaaatgtttggggggcagtggggatggggagagctgcgctgggacactgggaggggctgggggtgtctggggctgtgccagggtcaGGCACGGGCACAGGGCACACCCAGGGAGGACAGCAGGGTGTTTTCCTCCCACAGGGTGGCACTGCTTGGCCAGGGatggtgggcagggctggcaggggcagcccagagcccccagcccctgccctgggtgggTGAGGGACAGAACTGGGGACATCCTGGGAATTGCTGTGCCAGGCATGCAGGGATGGCACCTCCTGAGCTGCACAGTGCTGCTTTGTGCCCAGGgccactgtccctgtgtcctcGATGTCCCTGGGTCCTCACTGTCCCTGCGTCCTCGCTGTTCCCACATCCTCACTGTCCTCATgtcctccctgtccccacatcctCACTGTCCCCATGTTCTCATTGTCCCCGTGTCctcgctgtccccagcccaggccttgtgtcccagtgctccccagggaTGTTCCTGCTGTTTGAGGCTGGAATCCTCCTGGATGAGGGAAAGCTGCTCCCAGATCCTCCTgtgcagctggaaaagctgcccggcactgctgcagtgctgctggggcagagccaggccctTGGGACCCAGGGACCCTGAaccccatccagtgccacccctgggacacatcccactgtcccaggtgctcccagccccaatgtccagcctggccttgggcactgccagggatgcaggggcagccccagctgctctgggcacctgtgccagggctgcccaccctcacagggaagggtTTCATCCTCACATCTGCCTGatccctgctcctgtgcagcccaggctccccacacacagctctgctgggcatggcacctggagctgctgcaggttcCTGGCCACATCCTGACCACatcctggctgccctgggagccccaccgtgtccctgtgccactgctgctgcacccCAAATGTCCCCATGGCTCCCAGCCCTCCTTGGGGTTCCCAGCAGAGTCCCCTCGGTGCTGAGCTGGCCCAGCCCTGCTACCTGCATGTGCCACCCCTGTCTCACAGGTGacactgtccctgcccagggtcCAGGcctggtcacagcagcagccaggggtcACACAAGGCCATGAGCAGTGACCCGAAGAGCCCATTAGGGCAATCATTGCCTGTCAATTATCATCGATTATTGCCTAATGGGGGTGTGGGGAGGGAGCCAggactgtgctgcagctgggggaggCCAGGGCTGCgcacacagggctgtgcacaCAGACCTCAGCTAATGGCACtgcctgcagggccagggacactccctgcaggcagagagcacagcctgctgctccctgggctggggctggcacatccctgggtgtcccctgccacctcctgtccctgctctgcccacagctgggctctgtgcagccccaggtgtgccctgacacctcctggccctgctctgcccacagctgggctcagtgcAGCACTAGTTGTGTCCTGCTCCTCCCGGGCTGGtctcagctgggctgtggctgctccatcaccCTCCTGGCAGGTGCCAGCGTGTGCCAttgccctgccctcccccagaccagctctgcaggatggcagcaggctcccagctccagcaaagGCTGTGTCATGCTTCATTagcagcaggaggtggcacTTGGATGGCACAGGATGGCAGGAGTGGGAATTGAGCAGCCCAGGAGTGCTGGCTGAGCAGGCGGGGCTGCGGATCCATTAGGGAGCAACCCCAGATCCATCAGCCAGGCCTGGGCATCAATTAttgaacagcagctcctgctctgagctcctgtgagctcctgtgagctctgctctgcagggccggctggggctgggatgggatggggatgggatgggatgggatgggatgggatgggatgggatgggatgggatgggatgggatggggatgggatggggatgggatgggatggggatggggatgggatgggatgggatggggatggggatggggatggggatggaatgggatggggatgggatgggatgggatgggatgggatgggatgggatgggatgggatgggatgggatgggatgaggatgggatgggatgggatgggatgggatgggaatggggatgggatgggatgggatgggatgggatgggatggggatggggatgggatggggatgggatgggatgggatggggatggggatgggatgggatggggatggggatgggatggggatgggatggggatgggatgggatgggatgggatggagatgggatggggataggatgggatgggatggggatgggatgggatgggatggggatgggatgggatggggatgggatgggatgggatgggatgggatgggatggggatgggatggggataggatgggatgggatggggatgggatgggatgggatggggatgggataggatgggatgggatggggatgggatgggatgggatgggatgggatgggatgggatgggatggggatgggatggggatgggatgggatggg
The genomic region above belongs to Ammospiza nelsoni isolate bAmmNel1 chromosome 19, bAmmNel1.pri, whole genome shotgun sequence and contains:
- the LOC132082024 gene encoding RING finger protein 222-like translates to MSEAPPSKEAAPAECPVCYERFQPLEATQRRLSCGHTFCHDCLVKCLLSAKLGGHVQSSIVCPVCRFVTFLSRRKVLWLPRAADPRVLQVSLSPSSLSQLARSEPPNTLVVPSHFVLPEQSVGRVSPGAGLAREAHIFVISERGMPLLAAQRCRSGLPGGTGGDTASTGSVSVSSSPALGLQCCQSPMALAVMLVLTVAMLAAVLPWLLLVRRDL